One genomic segment of Chitinophaga parva includes these proteins:
- a CDS encoding xylulokinase: protein MLLLGIDVGTSSVKVSVADAATRKVLATAQYPDAETPIDAPQPGWAEQAPDQWWLHVQQAILRAHATGAYNPQDIAAIGIAYQMHGLVMVNEQQEVLRPAIIWCDSRAVELGEQAFRAIGTEKCLQELLNSPGNFTAAKLAWVKAHEPATYAKAYTIMLPGDFIAMRLTGEITTSIAALSEGIFWDFKKQELSKDVLNYFGFDASLLPQVLPVFAVHGQVGPQVAAALQLRPGTLVTYKAGDQPNNALSLNVLQPGEVAATAGTSGVIYGVSDQLVYDPSSRINTFAHVNHSNAAQRLGVLLCINGTGILNRWVRDVFGKALSYPQMNAEAGTAPAGSAGLRILPFGNGAERMLQNKLIGTQLLNIDLNLHTRAHVLRAAQEGIAFSFRYGLDIMRSNGMSPAVIRAGQANLFLSELFSQTFVNITGVPVELYQNDGSTGAALGAGIGLQVFSAEDAFEHIAPLKTIAPQHSTALEDAYQDWLSLLNKQLHSTL from the coding sequence ATGTTGCTTTTAGGTATAGATGTAGGCACCTCCTCTGTTAAGGTATCTGTGGCAGATGCCGCCACCCGCAAGGTACTGGCCACGGCGCAGTATCCTGATGCAGAAACACCCATAGACGCGCCCCAGCCCGGCTGGGCGGAGCAGGCCCCGGACCAGTGGTGGCTGCATGTGCAGCAGGCCATCCTCCGTGCCCATGCTACCGGTGCATACAACCCGCAGGATATTGCGGCCATTGGCATTGCTTACCAGATGCATGGCCTGGTGATGGTGAATGAACAGCAGGAAGTACTGCGCCCCGCCATTATCTGGTGCGACAGCCGCGCGGTGGAACTGGGGGAACAGGCGTTCCGGGCCATCGGCACGGAAAAATGCCTGCAGGAACTGCTCAACTCCCCCGGCAACTTTACTGCCGCCAAACTGGCCTGGGTAAAGGCCCACGAGCCGGCTACCTATGCTAAGGCGTATACGATCATGCTGCCCGGCGACTTCATTGCCATGCGCCTCACCGGAGAGATCACCACCAGCATTGCCGCGCTTTCTGAAGGCATTTTCTGGGACTTTAAAAAACAGGAGCTCTCTAAAGATGTATTGAACTATTTTGGTTTTGATGCATCGCTCCTACCGCAGGTGCTGCCGGTGTTTGCCGTGCACGGGCAGGTGGGCCCGCAGGTGGCTGCCGCCCTGCAATTGCGCCCCGGCACCCTGGTGACCTACAAAGCAGGCGACCAACCTAATAATGCGCTTTCCCTCAACGTGCTGCAACCCGGTGAAGTAGCCGCTACCGCGGGCACCTCCGGCGTGATCTACGGCGTGAGTGACCAGCTGGTATATGATCCTTCTTCCCGCATTAACACCTTTGCGCATGTAAATCATAGCAATGCCGCACAACGGCTGGGTGTACTGCTTTGCATCAACGGCACCGGCATCCTGAACCGGTGGGTGCGCGATGTGTTTGGCAAAGCGCTCAGCTACCCGCAAATGAATGCGGAAGCAGGCACAGCTCCCGCCGGCAGCGCGGGTTTGCGCATCCTGCCGTTTGGTAATGGCGCGGAGCGGATGCTGCAAAACAAACTCATTGGCACCCAGTTGCTGAATATAGACCTGAACCTGCACACCCGTGCACACGTATTGCGCGCAGCGCAGGAAGGCATTGCCTTTTCCTTCCGCTACGGGCTGGATATTATGCGTAGCAACGGTATGAGCCCCGCAGTGATCAGGGCCGGGCAGGCCAATCTGTTTCTCAGTGAGCTGTTCTCCCAAACTTTTGTAAACATCACCGGGGTACCGGTGGAGCTTTACCAGAATGATGGCAGCACCGGTGCGGCGCTGGGTGCAGGGATAGGGCTACAGGTATTCAGCGCGGAAGATGCGTTTGAGCACATAGCACCGCTGAAGACCATTGCACCCCAACATAGCACAGCGCTGGAAGATGCTTACCAGGACTGGCTTTCTTTACTTAACAAACAACTACATTCCACACTATAA
- a CDS encoding LacI family DNA-binding transcriptional regulator: MKRITIEDIAAKLNISFSTVARALNDHPAISDATKKAVRETATRLGYRQNKVAASLRSGRTHIIGVIVPNLQLSFFSSVVHGIERVMNENEYNILLYQSNEQADHEARGIDTFLQSRVDGIIASITQETREMPHFAEIRKRGIPLLFFDRAINGLEVPAVVIDDFKGGYMATKHLIDQGYKRIVHINTHQDLAIFTDRLEGYKAALRDHHLPIDEQYIVRGALSLEFGDATAQSFLDQGLAFDAVFAVEDYTAMGVLQALKRNKIKVPKEVGVIGFANEAFGSLVTPALSSIDQQTVRMGEEAAALFLKVLQQKGKPAGTPERIVLEPLLVARDSTAR, translated from the coding sequence ATGAAAAGGATCACCATAGAAGATATAGCGGCCAAGTTGAATATTTCTTTTTCAACCGTGGCCAGGGCCCTGAATGATCATCCGGCCATTAGCGACGCTACCAAGAAAGCCGTGCGGGAAACCGCCACCCGCCTGGGTTACCGGCAGAACAAGGTAGCGGCATCCCTGCGTTCCGGCCGCACGCATATCATTGGCGTTATCGTGCCTAACCTGCAACTGAGCTTCTTCAGTTCTGTAGTGCATGGCATAGAGCGCGTGATGAATGAGAACGAGTATAATATCCTTTTATATCAAAGCAATGAGCAGGCAGACCACGAAGCCCGCGGCATTGATACTTTCCTGCAAAGCCGCGTGGATGGCATCATTGCATCCATTACGCAGGAAACCCGGGAAATGCCGCACTTTGCAGAGATCCGCAAGCGGGGCATCCCGCTCCTGTTCTTTGACCGGGCTATCAACGGCCTGGAAGTGCCGGCCGTGGTGATAGACGATTTCAAGGGGGGCTACATGGCCACCAAACACCTGATAGACCAGGGCTATAAACGCATTGTACACATCAACACCCACCAGGACCTGGCTATTTTCACAGACCGCCTGGAGGGCTACAAGGCCGCCCTGCGCGATCATCACCTGCCGATAGATGAGCAGTACATTGTGCGGGGCGCGCTGTCGCTGGAGTTTGGCGATGCCACTGCGCAAAGTTTCCTGGACCAGGGGCTGGCGTTTGATGCCGTATTTGCCGTGGAAGATTATACGGCCATGGGGGTGCTGCAGGCGCTGAAACGCAATAAAATAAAGGTGCCTAAGGAAGTGGGGGTGATCGGTTTTGCCAATGAAGCCTTTGGCAGCCTGGTAACACCGGCGCTCAGTTCCATTGACCAGCAAACGGTACGCATGGGGGAGGAGGCGGCTGCGCTGTTCCTCAAAGTACTGCAGCAAAAGGGCAAGCCCGCTGGCACGCCGGAACGGATCGTGCTGGAACCCCTGCTGGTAGCGAGGGATAGCACAGCGCGGTAA
- a CDS encoding AI-2E family transporter, which translates to MKSVKLAFYARLALILHAVALTLLFMYLGKTILIPLFFALLISFLLYPLALVLETRFRFPRPLASVTALLSFVLFIGSLVFIISRQVVHLSKDLPQLQTRITASLADVKDWLGDHYHLDDAQQTEYINKSVNGLMGGVANSIGTTFVGVLQTVVLFVFFLIFIYFILDHRRLLMNFVISLVNRDHRAKVQEVVFSVRTLINSYILGLLSEMVILFVLILIALEIFGIKYAVLIAVMAAVLNIIPYLGIYTAMAFSMLITYAGGSGSQAVTIAIVMIVAHFIDANIILPRIVGGRVKINPLVTIVAVLTGHLVWGVPGMFLFIPLTAIIRIISEKVEELEPWAILIGTEEKRM; encoded by the coding sequence ATGAAATCCGTAAAACTTGCTTTCTATGCCCGGCTGGCCCTGATACTGCATGCAGTAGCGCTCACGCTATTGTTCATGTACCTGGGCAAAACCATTTTGATCCCCTTGTTTTTTGCCTTGCTGATCTCCTTTTTACTATACCCGCTGGCGCTGGTGCTGGAAACAAGGTTCCGCTTCCCCCGCCCGCTGGCTTCCGTAACGGCTTTGCTTTCTTTTGTGCTGTTCATTGGCTCCCTGGTGTTTATCATCAGCCGGCAGGTAGTGCATCTGTCAAAAGACCTGCCCCAGTTGCAAACCCGCATCACGGCTTCCCTGGCAGACGTGAAGGACTGGCTGGGCGATCACTACCACCTGGACGATGCCCAGCAAACGGAATACATCAATAAATCCGTGAACGGCCTGATGGGGGGTGTGGCCAATTCCATCGGCACCACGTTTGTAGGCGTGCTGCAAACAGTAGTGCTGTTTGTCTTCTTCCTTATTTTTATCTACTTCATTTTAGATCACCGGCGCCTGCTGATGAACTTCGTGATATCGCTGGTAAACCGCGACCACCGCGCCAAAGTACAGGAAGTGGTGTTCAGCGTGCGTACGCTCATTAACAGTTACATCCTGGGCCTGTTGTCTGAAATGGTGATCCTCTTTGTGCTGATCCTCATTGCCCTGGAAATATTCGGCATCAAGTACGCCGTGCTCATAGCCGTGATGGCGGCCGTGCTCAATATCATCCCCTACCTGGGCATTTATACCGCCATGGCGTTTAGCATGTTAATCACTTACGCGGGCGGCAGCGGCAGCCAGGCGGTGACCATCGCCATCGTAATGATCGTGGCGCATTTTATCGATGCGAACATTATCCTGCCCCGCATTGTGGGCGGCCGGGTAAAGATCAATCCCCTGGTGACCATCGTGGCAGTGCTCACCGGCCACCTGGTTTGGGGCGTGCCGGGTATGTTCCTGTTTATCCCGCTTACGGCCATTATCCGCATCATCAGTGAAAAAGTGGAGGAGCTGGAGCCCTGGGCCATCCTGATCGGCACGGAGGAGAAAAGGATGTAG
- a CDS encoding NupC/NupG family nucleoside CNT transporter, with protein MGRFQGLVGIVLILGIAYLCSNNRKKINFRLVFSGMALQVVIALLVFKVPPVTLFFQWLGRGMGKIEQFAHQGASFVYGGIGVFTPDGKVDNYGTAASGFVFAFNVTATIVLVCALVAIFYHFGVMQRVVAVIARAMNWVMRVSGAEALSNVASAFVGQVEAQVMIRPYLKGMTNSELLASMSGSLACIAGGILVVYANMGAQAGMDLAPKLITASLMAAPGALVIAKIVFPETEVSQTMGRVKLEVKSNYTNVIDAISHGAGDGFKIAMNVIAMLIGFLAVIALLNYVLLWIGHRFNPGFDLSLNYIFGNLFYPMAWSMGVPQQDVHSVATLLGEKLTINEFVAFRDLTTHIQPVVTERGLLIVSIAICGFANFSSVGMQIGGIGEIAPERKADLAKLGLKALLCGTLASYLSATIAGILL; from the coding sequence ATGGGACGTTTTCAGGGATTGGTCGGCATTGTCCTTATTTTAGGAATAGCCTATTTATGCTCCAACAACCGGAAGAAGATCAATTTTCGCCTGGTATTCAGCGGTATGGCGCTGCAGGTAGTTATCGCATTATTAGTATTTAAGGTACCCCCCGTGACCCTGTTTTTCCAGTGGTTGGGCCGTGGCATGGGCAAGATCGAGCAGTTTGCCCACCAGGGAGCATCCTTTGTGTATGGCGGCATCGGGGTGTTTACGCCCGATGGTAAGGTAGACAACTACGGCACAGCTGCATCGGGTTTTGTATTTGCGTTTAACGTAACGGCTACCATTGTGCTCGTGTGCGCGCTGGTGGCTATTTTTTATCACTTTGGCGTTATGCAGCGCGTAGTGGCGGTAATAGCCCGCGCCATGAACTGGGTAATGCGGGTGAGCGGCGCGGAAGCGCTGAGCAACGTGGCCTCCGCTTTTGTGGGCCAGGTAGAAGCCCAGGTGATGATCCGGCCTTACCTCAAGGGCATGACCAACAGTGAGCTGCTGGCCTCCATGAGCGGAAGCCTGGCCTGTATAGCAGGCGGTATCCTGGTGGTGTATGCCAACATGGGCGCGCAAGCCGGCATGGACCTGGCGCCCAAACTGATCACCGCCAGCCTGATGGCGGCTCCCGGCGCACTGGTGATTGCCAAGATCGTTTTCCCGGAAACAGAGGTAAGCCAGACCATGGGCCGTGTAAAACTGGAAGTGAAAAGCAACTACACCAATGTGATCGACGCCATCTCCCATGGTGCCGGTGATGGTTTTAAGATAGCCATGAACGTGATCGCCATGCTGATCGGTTTCCTGGCCGTGATAGCACTGCTGAACTATGTGCTGCTGTGGATAGGCCACCGTTTCAATCCTGGTTTTGATCTCAGCCTGAATTATATTTTCGGTAACCTGTTTTACCCCATGGCCTGGTCTATGGGCGTACCCCAGCAGGATGTGCACAGCGTAGCCACCCTGCTCGGTGAAAAACTGACCATCAACGAATTTGTGGCTTTCCGGGATCTTACCACCCACATCCAGCCGGTGGTAACGGAAAGAGGCCTGCTGATCGTAAGCATTGCCATCTGCGGCTTTGCCAACTTCAGCAGCGTGGGCATGCAGATAGGCGGCATTGGTGAGATAGCGCCGGAACGCAAGGCAGACCTGGCAAAGCTGGGATTGAAAGCGCTGCTGTGCGGTACACTGGCGTCTTACTTGTCTGCTACCATTGCAGGCATCCTGTTGTAA
- a CDS encoding YdcF family protein, translated as MNRTTFLNALLGLLCLLPLAAARPEVPPVKDFETQWTRRSYPLLAGFAAQGSLEDALQQDSSLHLLSMMRAGTARAAANDCKDMACMVKPLQWNVADADHAAAALVALLATNPDLQSLVRQLRTQHAYPLFEPFSDADYLRKAWLEAVRGQNYVLSTYLLGTAPRYAKIDSLSIRPADHSSQQKVRRLIKAATRKAGAPFYQLSLSVCTGALEMNGRNEAVRYEPLTAGSNRAPYEALAEVKWTDYPYSAIVVPGLGPETLSTSLDSNGAKRCMLAAASYRKHQAPYIIVSGGHVHPYKTPYAEAVEMKKFMVGKLGIPDAAVIIEPYARHTTTNLRNAARIYYRFNMPADKPLLIVSDALQSLYIGSAMMAKRCKDELGYVPFDALHKAGKEETACVPLRTAMQPDPLDPLDP; from the coding sequence ATGAACCGCACTACCTTCTTAAACGCCCTGCTGGGCCTCTTATGCCTTTTGCCACTGGCTGCCGCCAGGCCGGAAGTGCCGCCGGTAAAGGATTTTGAAACACAATGGACGCGCCGCTCCTATCCCCTGCTGGCCGGCTTTGCCGCCCAGGGATCGCTGGAAGACGCATTGCAACAGGATTCCAGCCTGCACCTGCTTTCCATGATGCGGGCAGGTACCGCCCGCGCAGCGGCCAATGACTGTAAAGACATGGCCTGCATGGTAAAGCCCCTGCAATGGAACGTAGCCGACGCCGACCATGCCGCCGCTGCCCTGGTAGCCCTGCTCGCGACCAACCCCGACCTGCAATCCCTGGTGCGGCAGCTGCGCACGCAACATGCCTACCCGCTCTTTGAGCCCTTCAGCGATGCGGATTATCTTCGCAAAGCCTGGCTGGAAGCGGTGCGCGGGCAGAACTACGTGCTCTCCACCTACCTGCTGGGCACTGCGCCCCGCTACGCTAAAATAGACAGCCTCAGCATACGGCCCGCGGATCACAGCAGCCAGCAGAAGGTGCGCCGCCTTATTAAAGCCGCTACGCGTAAAGCAGGCGCGCCTTTTTACCAGCTGTCTCTTTCGGTGTGCACAGGCGCCCTGGAAATGAACGGGCGTAATGAAGCCGTGCGTTATGAACCGCTTACCGCTGGCAGCAACCGCGCACCTTACGAGGCGCTGGCGGAGGTAAAATGGACCGATTATCCCTACAGTGCCATCGTGGTGCCCGGCCTTGGCCCCGAAACGCTGAGCACCAGCCTGGATTCTAACGGCGCCAAACGCTGTATGCTGGCCGCTGCCAGCTACCGGAAACACCAGGCGCCTTACATCATTGTATCCGGCGGTCACGTGCATCCTTACAAAACGCCGTATGCAGAAGCCGTGGAAATGAAAAAGTTCATGGTGGGAAAACTAGGCATTCCCGATGCAGCGGTGATCATAGAGCCCTATGCACGCCATACCACCACGAACCTGCGCAACGCAGCCCGCATTTACTACCGCTTTAACATGCCTGCTGACAAGCCCCTGCTCATTGTAAGCGATGCCTTGCAGTCGCTGTACATTGGCAGCGCTATGATGGCGAAGCGCTGTAAAGATGAATTGGGGTATGTACCTTTTGATGCCCTGCACAAAGCAGGTAAAGAAGAAACAGCATGCGTTCCGCTGCGCACTGCGATGCAGCCGGACCCGCTGGATCCGCTGGACCCTTGA
- a CDS encoding phosphatase PAP2-related protein, with amino-acid sequence MEVKWKNDPAQSLTYAMQHPWKANWQIPAFKRRVIGGVVALIGVLSYLPAFFQRIEMRNGYVLHDFVLQVVPASDVSVPIFLLIWLSAGYTLYQASRQPEVFVRLLYGFLFVCLSRIITIYLVALNPPLDLIQLKDPLSNQFYGKAGFITKDLFYSGHTATVCLLAYCLPGRWEKWVVGGIAAVVAALLLVQHVHYTMDVLTAPLLTYACYRLAASINWDRPLLRRVA; translated from the coding sequence ATGGAAGTCAAGTGGAAAAATGACCCTGCCCAAAGCCTGACCTATGCCATGCAGCATCCCTGGAAGGCCAACTGGCAGATCCCCGCATTCAAGCGCCGGGTGATAGGCGGTGTGGTGGCGCTCATTGGCGTGCTTTCATACCTGCCTGCGTTTTTCCAGCGCATTGAAATGCGCAACGGCTATGTGCTGCACGATTTTGTATTGCAGGTGGTTCCTGCCTCAGATGTATCTGTGCCCATCTTTTTGCTGATCTGGCTCAGTGCCGGTTATACGCTTTACCAGGCCAGCCGTCAGCCGGAAGTCTTTGTGCGCCTGCTGTATGGCTTCCTGTTCGTTTGCCTTTCCCGTATTATCACCATTTACCTGGTGGCCCTCAACCCGCCGCTGGATCTTATCCAGCTGAAAGACCCCTTGTCTAACCAGTTCTATGGGAAAGCCGGTTTTATCACGAAAGACCTTTTTTATTCCGGCCATACCGCCACGGTGTGTTTGCTGGCCTATTGCCTGCCGGGCCGGTGGGAAAAATGGGTGGTTGGCGGGATAGCCGCCGTGGTGGCGGCATTGCTGCTGGTGCAGCACGTGCACTATACCATGGATGTACTGACGGCGCCCTTGCTTACGTACGCCTGTTACCGGCTGGCAGCCAGTATCAACTGGGACCGGCCGTTGCTGCGGCGCGTTGCGTAA
- a CDS encoding ROK family protein codes for MSNVVLGIDIGGSHITAALVDLDTREVVEASWRRARVNSMGEADAIVREWCVVITEIFNTFKPAQQKLALAMPGPFDYEAGISLMKDQNKYDALYGLNVKELLANECHIPVENIHMINDAASFLQGEVFGGAAKGFHRAIGLTLGTGLGSSRVLDGVAEDADLWKAPFKDSIAEAYISTRWFVKRYAALSGKTVKDVKELSEILPGNPLAQQVFDEFGTNLGIFLASFVEMDKPEIIILGGNVANALPLFEKSLTAELAKHNITLPIKCATLGEKSAIVGAASSWR; via the coding sequence ATGAGCAATGTAGTATTGGGCATCGATATCGGTGGTTCACACATCACCGCTGCCCTGGTGGACCTGGATACCCGGGAAGTGGTAGAAGCGTCCTGGCGTAGAGCGCGTGTAAATTCCATGGGTGAAGCGGATGCGATTGTCCGTGAATGGTGTGTGGTGATCACAGAGATCTTTAACACCTTTAAGCCTGCCCAGCAAAAACTGGCGCTTGCCATGCCCGGTCCGTTCGACTATGAAGCCGGTATTTCCCTGATGAAAGATCAGAACAAGTACGATGCGCTCTATGGCCTCAATGTGAAAGAACTGCTGGCGAACGAATGCCACATACCCGTTGAGAACATTCATATGATAAACGATGCGGCCTCCTTCCTGCAGGGAGAAGTATTTGGCGGCGCTGCAAAGGGCTTCCACCGCGCCATTGGCCTTACCCTTGGCACCGGCCTGGGTAGTTCCCGCGTACTGGATGGAGTTGCAGAAGACGCAGACCTCTGGAAAGCGCCTTTCAAAGACAGCATTGCGGAAGCATATATTTCCACCCGCTGGTTTGTAAAACGTTATGCAGCACTAAGTGGCAAAACCGTGAAGGATGTAAAAGAACTTAGCGAGATATTGCCCGGGAATCCGCTGGCACAGCAGGTCTTTGATGAATTTGGCACCAACCTCGGTATCTTCCTTGCGTCCTTTGTGGAGATGGATAAACCGGAGATCATTATCCTGGGTGGCAACGTAGCCAATGCATTGCCCCTGTTTGAAAAATCACTGACAGCCGAACTGGCTAAACATAATATCACGCTGCCCATCAAGTGCGCCACACTCGGTGAAAAGTCTGCCATCGTAGGCGCAGCCAGTAGTTGGCGCTGA
- a CDS encoding GH92 family glycosyl hydrolase: MKKIFLSLLGMAAMAASAQTVNQVNDPVEWINPLMGTQSDYALSTGNTYPAVATPWGMNFWAPQTGKMGDGWFYTYDARKIRGFKQTHQPSPWINDYGQFVLMPVTGSLKFNQDDRASWFSHKAEVAKPYYYSVYLAEHDVTTEITPTERAAGFRFTFPQTDSSFVVIDALDKGSYIKVIPEENKIIGYSTKNSGGVPSNFKDYFVIVFDKPFTSTSTFSDTVLTRGGKEASDKHVGAVIGFKTKKGEQVYARVASSFISPEQALLNLKEIGNDNFDTVKAKAKAAWNKELLRVKAEGGSADQTATFYSCLYRAMLFPRKFYEIDANGKVVHYSPYNGKVLPGYMFTDNGFWDTFRAVFPLLNLLNPTMNGHIMEGLANAYKESGFLPEWASPGHRDCMVGSNSASLIADAYLLGGRNFDVNTLWDGVVHSSENEGPLTSVGRAGVKYYNTLGYVPYDAGINENAARTLEYAYDDWCIYKLAVALKRPQADIDLYKKRSQNFRNLFDPETKLMRGKNRDGSFEKPFNPFKWGDAFTEGNSWHYSWSVFHDIKALQNLMGGREMFVKMLDSVFAMPPVYDDSYYGGVIHEIREMQIMNMGQYAHGNQPIQHMIYLYNFAGEPWKAQYWSREVMNRLYAAHPDGYCGDEDNGQTSAWYVFSAMGFYPVCPGSGQYVMGAPLFKKMTITLENGKKVVINAPENSEANRYINTLKYNGADYTKNYLDYSSLMKGAVLDVKMSATPNKTRGIKATDFPYSFSDEHK, encoded by the coding sequence ATGAAGAAAATTTTTTTATCCCTGCTGGGAATGGCCGCGATGGCCGCTTCCGCACAGACCGTGAACCAGGTGAACGATCCGGTGGAATGGATCAATCCCCTCATGGGTACGCAGTCTGACTACGCATTGTCTACCGGCAATACCTACCCCGCGGTGGCTACGCCCTGGGGCATGAACTTCTGGGCCCCCCAGACCGGCAAGATGGGCGACGGATGGTTCTACACTTATGATGCCCGGAAGATCCGCGGCTTTAAGCAGACCCACCAGCCCAGCCCGTGGATCAACGACTACGGCCAGTTTGTGCTGATGCCCGTGACCGGCTCCCTGAAATTTAACCAGGACGACCGCGCCAGCTGGTTCTCCCACAAAGCCGAAGTGGCCAAACCTTACTATTACAGCGTGTACCTGGCGGAGCACGACGTGACCACCGAGATCACGCCCACCGAGCGCGCCGCAGGTTTCCGCTTCACTTTCCCGCAAACGGATAGTTCCTTCGTCGTGATCGATGCGCTGGACAAAGGTTCCTACATCAAAGTGATCCCCGAAGAGAACAAGATCATTGGTTACAGCACCAAGAACAGCGGCGGCGTACCGTCTAATTTCAAGGACTACTTCGTTATCGTATTTGACAAGCCTTTCACCAGCACTTCCACCTTTAGCGATACCGTGCTGACCCGCGGTGGCAAAGAAGCCAGCGACAAACATGTGGGCGCCGTGATCGGTTTCAAAACAAAGAAAGGGGAGCAGGTGTACGCCCGCGTGGCCTCTTCCTTCATCAGCCCTGAACAGGCGCTGCTCAACCTGAAAGAGATCGGCAACGATAATTTTGATACGGTTAAGGCAAAAGCAAAAGCCGCATGGAACAAGGAACTGCTGCGCGTAAAAGCAGAAGGCGGTTCGGCCGACCAAACCGCTACCTTCTACTCCTGCCTTTACCGCGCCATGCTGTTCCCCCGCAAGTTCTACGAGATCGATGCGAATGGCAAAGTGGTGCACTACAGCCCTTACAACGGTAAAGTATTGCCCGGCTACATGTTTACGGACAACGGCTTCTGGGATACCTTCCGCGCCGTATTCCCCCTGCTGAACCTCCTGAACCCCACCATGAACGGCCATATCATGGAAGGCCTGGCCAATGCCTATAAGGAAAGTGGCTTCCTGCCGGAATGGGCCAGCCCTGGCCACCGCGACTGCATGGTGGGCTCCAACTCCGCATCGCTCATTGCAGATGCTTACCTGCTGGGTGGCCGCAACTTTGACGTGAATACCCTGTGGGATGGCGTGGTGCACAGCTCCGAAAACGAGGGGCCGCTGACCTCCGTAGGCCGTGCCGGTGTGAAATATTACAATACCCTGGGTTATGTGCCCTACGATGCAGGTATCAATGAAAATGCCGCCCGTACGCTGGAATATGCCTATGACGACTGGTGCATTTACAAACTGGCAGTGGCGTTGAAACGCCCCCAGGCAGACATTGACCTGTATAAAAAACGTTCCCAGAATTTCCGCAACCTCTTTGACCCGGAAACAAAACTGATGCGTGGCAAGAACCGCGACGGCAGCTTTGAAAAACCTTTCAATCCTTTCAAATGGGGCGATGCCTTTACAGAAGGTAACAGCTGGCACTATAGCTGGAGCGTGTTCCACGACATCAAGGCCCTGCAGAACCTCATGGGTGGCCGCGAGATGTTTGTGAAAATGCTGGACTCCGTATTTGCCATGCCACCGGTGTATGACGATAGCTACTATGGTGGCGTGATCCACGAGATCCGTGAAATGCAGATCATGAACATGGGCCAGTATGCGCATGGCAACCAGCCCATCCAGCACATGATCTACCTGTACAACTTTGCCGGAGAGCCCTGGAAAGCCCAGTACTGGAGCCGCGAAGTGATGAACCGCCTGTATGCTGCGCACCCGGATGGCTACTGCGGCGACGAAGATAACGGCCAAACCTCCGCCTGGTATGTATTCTCCGCCATGGGCTTCTACCCGGTATGCCCCGGCAGCGGCCAGTACGTAATGGGAGCGCCACTGTTTAAGAAAATGACCATTACGCTGGAAAACGGCAAAAAAGTGGTGATCAATGCACCTGAAAACAGTGAAGCAAACCGTTATATCAACACATTGAAATATAACGGTGCTGACTATACGAAAAATTACCTCGATTACAGCTCCCTGATGAAGGGTGCGGTGCTGGACGTGAAAATGAGCGCTACGCCTAATAAGACGCGTGGTATCAAAGCCACGGACTTCCCGTATTCTTTCTCTGATGAGCATAAATAG
- a CDS encoding response regulator produces MSKKINILLADDDVEDRFIIGDAFETIGLADCIQFVEDGEKVLSYLGTIDTPEPLPNLVILDLNMPKLNGTQTLKLLKEDQRYSDIPVIIFSTSLNELEMQECMHLGANSYVIKPVTFDECIDTARRFYNFCKGTYQFPSVQ; encoded by the coding sequence ATGAGTAAGAAGATCAATATACTGCTGGCAGACGACGATGTGGAAGACCGTTTTATTATCGGCGATGCGTTTGAAACCATTGGCCTGGCGGACTGCATACAGTTTGTGGAAGATGGGGAAAAAGTACTTTCCTACCTGGGCACCATCGATACGCCGGAACCCTTGCCCAACCTGGTGATCCTGGATCTGAACATGCCCAAACTGAATGGCACCCAAACTTTGAAATTACTGAAAGAAGACCAGCGTTACAGCGATATTCCCGTGATCATTTTTTCCACTTCGCTCAATGAACTGGAAATGCAGGAATGCATGCACCTGGGTGCAAATTCCTACGTGATAAAACCGGTAACATTTGATGAATGCATTGATACGGCGCGGAGGTTTTATAATTTCTGTAAAGGCACTTACCAGTTTCCGTCTGTGCAGTGA